One Prunus dulcis chromosome 7, ALMONDv2, whole genome shotgun sequence DNA segment encodes these proteins:
- the LOC117633990 gene encoding THO complex subunit 1 isoform X4, with protein MEVFRRAILQPGPPESFALQTVQQVIKPQKQTKLVQDENQLLENILRTLLQELVSSAVQSGEQIMQYGQSIDDGDTTQGHIPRLLDIVLYLCENEHIEGGMIFQLLEDLTEMSTMRNCKDVFGYIESKQDILGKPELFARGKLVMLRTCNQLLRRLSKANDVVFCGRILMFLAHFFPLSERSAVNIKGVFNTSNETKYEKDPPDGISIDFNFYKTFWSLQEHFCNPPSLTLAPTKWKKFTSGLMVVLNTFEAQPLSDEEGDANSLEEEAANFSIKYLTSSKLMGLELKDPSFRRHILVQCLILFDYLKAPGKSEKDLPSDSMVWWKRDGCPPFEKQPAEKKVVQEGAKKRFSVGNGEKIRFWEDLWLKEGILKDLFPRLSSLSRRKNQSIACFANNHEMPLNWDFDFRRNLSEAEIAEVVILLDILGKVRLYGSRSDRRSWEIEERGSFSCKSFRSFLLCTTRDVFPPFISIWKAKTPPKIQFFVWLAANGRINTCDCIQRRQPKMCLSPSWCVLCKENAENIDHLFIHCSYSLKLWWRMLGALRAEWVIPKGCFELLSINLRVSGKGKGKRAGILHDCLVHAIFGNIWMERNRRIFQGHIGVRVEELWDRIKFWASLWASVSGQFKDYHYSTIMRDMMAVLR; from the exons ATG GAAGTGTTCAGGAGGGCAATATTGCAACCTGGCCCACCAGAAAGTTTTGCTCTACAGACAGTTCAACAAGTTATAAAACCTCAG AAACAGACAAAGTTAGTCCAAGATGAGAATcaattgttagaaaatatCCTCCGGACATTGCTTCAGGAACTGGTG TCTTCTGCAGTACAGTCTGGGGAGCAGATAATGCAGTACGGTCAATCAATTGATGATGGAGATACTACCCAAGGACATATTCCACGTCTTCTTG ATATTGTGTTGTATCTTTGTGAGAACGAACACATTGAAGGTGGCATGATATTTCAGCTGTTGGAAGACTTAACAGAAATGTCTACTATGAGAAACTGCAAAGACGTTTTTGGTTATATAGAGAGTAAACAAGATATATTAGGAAAG CCAGAGCTTTTTGCTCGAGGAAAACTTGTGATGTTGAGAACATGCAATCAACTTCTTCGTCGCCTGTCAAAG GCAAATGATGTGGTATTTTGTGGACGAATTCTAATGTTTTTGGCTCATTTTTTCCCATTATCTGAGCGTTCAG CTGTGAATATAAAAGGAGTTTTTAACACATCAAACGAGACAAAATATGAGAAAGACCCCCCTGATG GAATTTCCATCGATTTCAACTTCTACAAGACATTTTGGAGTTTACAG GAACACTTTTGTAACCCTCCTTCCTTAACTCTTGCTCCTACCAAGTGGAAGAAATTTACATCCGGTTTAATG GTTGTCCTGAATACATTTGAAGCTCAACCATTAAGTGATGAAGAGGGAGATGCCAATAGTTTGGAGGAGGAGGCAGCAAATTTCAGCATAAAATATCTTACGAGCAGTAAACTAATGGGTTTGGAG TTGAAGGATCCGAGTTTCCGACGTCATATTCTTGTGCAGTGCCTCATATTGTTTGATTATCTGAAG GCCCCTGGAAAGAGTGAAAAAGATTTGCCTTCCGATAGCATG GTATGGTGGAAACGTGATGGTTGTCCACCATTTGAGAAGCAGCCAGCAGAGAAGAAAGTGGTCCAAGAAGGAGCCAAAAAGCG ATTTTCTGTTGGAAATGGGGAGAAAATTAGATTTTGGGAGGATCTTTGGCTGAAAGAAGGGATTCTAAAAGATCTGTTTCCTAGACTCTCTTCCTTGTCTAGGagaaaaaatcaaagtatAGCCTGTTTTGCTAACAATCATGAGATGCCTCTCaattgggattttgatttcagAAGGAATTTGTCCGAGGCTGAAATAGCAGAAGTGGTAATACTTTTGGATATATtggggaaggtgagattataCGGTTCTAGATCGGATCGGAGATCTTGGGAGATTGAGGAGCGGGGTTCTTTTTCCTGCAAGTCTTTCAGGTCTTTTCTTCTCTGTACCACAAGGGATGTCTTCCCCCCTTTCATCTCAATCTGGAAGGCAAAGACTCCgccaaaaattcaatttttcgtGTGGCTGGCAGCAAATGGCAGGATTAATACTTGCGATTGCATTCAAAGGAGGCAACCAAAGATGTGCTTATCCCCCTCTTGGTGTGTTCTTTGCAAAGAGAATGCAGAAAACATTGATCACTTGTTCATTCATTGTTCGTATTCCCTAAAATTATGGTGGAGGATGTTGGGTGCTCTCAGAGCGGAGTGGGTGATTCCTAAAGGGTGTTTTGAGCTCCTTAGTATCAATCTGAGGGTTTCGGGGAAGGGGAAGGGGAAGAGAGCTGGAATCCTTCACGATTGTCTAGTTCATGCTATTTTCGGGAATATCTGGATGGAGCGAAATCGAAGAATTTTTCAGGGTCATATAGGAGTAAGGGTTGAGGAATTATGGGACAGAATTAAATTTTGGGCATCCCTTTGGGCTTCGGTTTCGGGGCAGTTCAAGGACTATCACTACTCTACCATCATGAGAGACATGATGGCAGTCTTAAGATGA
- the LOC117633990 gene encoding THO complex subunit 1 isoform X3: MEVFRRAILQPGPPESFALQTVQQVIKPQSSAVQSGEQIMQYGQSIDDGDTTQGHIPRLLDIVLYLCENEHIEGGMIFQLLEDLTEMSTMRNCKDVFGYIESKQDILGKPELFARGKLVMLRTCNQLLRRLSKANDVVFCGRILMFLAHFFPLSERSAVNIKGVFNTSNETKYEKDPPDGISIDFNFYKTFWSLQEHFCNPPSLTLAPTKWKKFTSGLMVVLNTFEAQPLSDEEGDANSLEEEAANFSIKYLTSSKLMGLELKDPSFRRHILVQCLILFDYLKAPGKSEKDLPSDSMKEEIKSCEERVKKLLEMTPPKGENFLHKIEHILEREKNWVWWKRDGCPPFEKQPAEKKVVQEGAKKRFSVGNGEKIRFWEDLWLKEGILKDLFPRLSSLSRRKNQSIACFANNHEMPLNWDFDFRRNLSEAEIAEVVILLDILGKVRLYGSRSDRRSWEIEERGSFSCKSFRSFLLCTTRDVFPPFISIWKAKTPPKIQFFVWLAANGRINTCDCIQRRQPKMCLSPSWCVLCKENAENIDHLFIHCSYSLKLWWRMLGALRAEWVIPKGCFELLSINLRVSGKGKGKRAGILHDCLVHAIFGNIWMERNRRIFQGHIGVRVEELWDRIKFWASLWASVSGQFKDYHYSTIMRDMMAVLR, from the exons ATG GAAGTGTTCAGGAGGGCAATATTGCAACCTGGCCCACCAGAAAGTTTTGCTCTACAGACAGTTCAACAAGTTATAAAACCTCAG TCTTCTGCAGTACAGTCTGGGGAGCAGATAATGCAGTACGGTCAATCAATTGATGATGGAGATACTACCCAAGGACATATTCCACGTCTTCTTG ATATTGTGTTGTATCTTTGTGAGAACGAACACATTGAAGGTGGCATGATATTTCAGCTGTTGGAAGACTTAACAGAAATGTCTACTATGAGAAACTGCAAAGACGTTTTTGGTTATATAGAGAGTAAACAAGATATATTAGGAAAG CCAGAGCTTTTTGCTCGAGGAAAACTTGTGATGTTGAGAACATGCAATCAACTTCTTCGTCGCCTGTCAAAG GCAAATGATGTGGTATTTTGTGGACGAATTCTAATGTTTTTGGCTCATTTTTTCCCATTATCTGAGCGTTCAG CTGTGAATATAAAAGGAGTTTTTAACACATCAAACGAGACAAAATATGAGAAAGACCCCCCTGATG GAATTTCCATCGATTTCAACTTCTACAAGACATTTTGGAGTTTACAG GAACACTTTTGTAACCCTCCTTCCTTAACTCTTGCTCCTACCAAGTGGAAGAAATTTACATCCGGTTTAATG GTTGTCCTGAATACATTTGAAGCTCAACCATTAAGTGATGAAGAGGGAGATGCCAATAGTTTGGAGGAGGAGGCAGCAAATTTCAGCATAAAATATCTTACGAGCAGTAAACTAATGGGTTTGGAG TTGAAGGATCCGAGTTTCCGACGTCATATTCTTGTGCAGTGCCTCATATTGTTTGATTATCTGAAG GCCCCTGGAAAGAGTGAAAAAGATTTGCCTTCCGATAGCATG AAAGAGGAAATAAAATCTTGTGAGGAGCGTGTGAAAAAGCTGCTTGAAATGACTCCACCCAAGGGGGAGAATTTTCTTCATAAAATTGAGCATATATTAGAACGTGAAAAGAATTGG GTATGGTGGAAACGTGATGGTTGTCCACCATTTGAGAAGCAGCCAGCAGAGAAGAAAGTGGTCCAAGAAGGAGCCAAAAAGCG ATTTTCTGTTGGAAATGGGGAGAAAATTAGATTTTGGGAGGATCTTTGGCTGAAAGAAGGGATTCTAAAAGATCTGTTTCCTAGACTCTCTTCCTTGTCTAGGagaaaaaatcaaagtatAGCCTGTTTTGCTAACAATCATGAGATGCCTCTCaattgggattttgatttcagAAGGAATTTGTCCGAGGCTGAAATAGCAGAAGTGGTAATACTTTTGGATATATtggggaaggtgagattataCGGTTCTAGATCGGATCGGAGATCTTGGGAGATTGAGGAGCGGGGTTCTTTTTCCTGCAAGTCTTTCAGGTCTTTTCTTCTCTGTACCACAAGGGATGTCTTCCCCCCTTTCATCTCAATCTGGAAGGCAAAGACTCCgccaaaaattcaatttttcgtGTGGCTGGCAGCAAATGGCAGGATTAATACTTGCGATTGCATTCAAAGGAGGCAACCAAAGATGTGCTTATCCCCCTCTTGGTGTGTTCTTTGCAAAGAGAATGCAGAAAACATTGATCACTTGTTCATTCATTGTTCGTATTCCCTAAAATTATGGTGGAGGATGTTGGGTGCTCTCAGAGCGGAGTGGGTGATTCCTAAAGGGTGTTTTGAGCTCCTTAGTATCAATCTGAGGGTTTCGGGGAAGGGGAAGGGGAAGAGAGCTGGAATCCTTCACGATTGTCTAGTTCATGCTATTTTCGGGAATATCTGGATGGAGCGAAATCGAAGAATTTTTCAGGGTCATATAGGAGTAAGGGTTGAGGAATTATGGGACAGAATTAAATTTTGGGCATCCCTTTGGGCTTCGGTTTCGGGGCAGTTCAAGGACTATCACTACTCTACCATCATGAGAGACATGATGGCAGTCTTAAGATGA
- the LOC117633990 gene encoding THO complex subunit 1 isoform X5: MQYGQSIDDGDTTQGHIPRLLDIVLYLCENEHIEGGMIFQLLEDLTEMSTMRNCKDVFGYIESKQDILGKPELFARGKLVMLRTCNQLLRRLSKANDVVFCGRILMFLAHFFPLSERSAVNIKGVFNTSNETKYEKDPPDGISIDFNFYKTFWSLQEHFCNPPSLTLAPTKWKKFTSGLMVVLNTFEAQPLSDEEGDANSLEEEAANFSIKYLTSSKLMGLELKDPSFRRHILVQCLILFDYLKAPGKSEKDLPSDSMKEEIKSCEERVKKLLEMTPPKGENFLHKIEHILEREKNWVWWKRDGCPPFEKQPAEKKVVQEGAKKRFSVGNGEKIRFWEDLWLKEGILKDLFPRLSSLSRRKNQSIACFANNHEMPLNWDFDFRRNLSEAEIAEVVILLDILGKVRLYGSRSDRRSWEIEERGSFSCKSFRSFLLCTTRDVFPPFISIWKAKTPPKIQFFVWLAANGRINTCDCIQRRQPKMCLSPSWCVLCKENAENIDHLFIHCSYSLKLWWRMLGALRAEWVIPKGCFELLSINLRVSGKGKGKRAGILHDCLVHAIFGNIWMERNRRIFQGHIGVRVEELWDRIKFWASLWASVSGQFKDYHYSTIMRDMMAVLR, from the exons ATGCAGTACGGTCAATCAATTGATGATGGAGATACTACCCAAGGACATATTCCACGTCTTCTTG ATATTGTGTTGTATCTTTGTGAGAACGAACACATTGAAGGTGGCATGATATTTCAGCTGTTGGAAGACTTAACAGAAATGTCTACTATGAGAAACTGCAAAGACGTTTTTGGTTATATAGAGAGTAAACAAGATATATTAGGAAAG CCAGAGCTTTTTGCTCGAGGAAAACTTGTGATGTTGAGAACATGCAATCAACTTCTTCGTCGCCTGTCAAAG GCAAATGATGTGGTATTTTGTGGACGAATTCTAATGTTTTTGGCTCATTTTTTCCCATTATCTGAGCGTTCAG CTGTGAATATAAAAGGAGTTTTTAACACATCAAACGAGACAAAATATGAGAAAGACCCCCCTGATG GAATTTCCATCGATTTCAACTTCTACAAGACATTTTGGAGTTTACAG GAACACTTTTGTAACCCTCCTTCCTTAACTCTTGCTCCTACCAAGTGGAAGAAATTTACATCCGGTTTAATG GTTGTCCTGAATACATTTGAAGCTCAACCATTAAGTGATGAAGAGGGAGATGCCAATAGTTTGGAGGAGGAGGCAGCAAATTTCAGCATAAAATATCTTACGAGCAGTAAACTAATGGGTTTGGAG TTGAAGGATCCGAGTTTCCGACGTCATATTCTTGTGCAGTGCCTCATATTGTTTGATTATCTGAAG GCCCCTGGAAAGAGTGAAAAAGATTTGCCTTCCGATAGCATG AAAGAGGAAATAAAATCTTGTGAGGAGCGTGTGAAAAAGCTGCTTGAAATGACTCCACCCAAGGGGGAGAATTTTCTTCATAAAATTGAGCATATATTAGAACGTGAAAAGAATTGG GTATGGTGGAAACGTGATGGTTGTCCACCATTTGAGAAGCAGCCAGCAGAGAAGAAAGTGGTCCAAGAAGGAGCCAAAAAGCG ATTTTCTGTTGGAAATGGGGAGAAAATTAGATTTTGGGAGGATCTTTGGCTGAAAGAAGGGATTCTAAAAGATCTGTTTCCTAGACTCTCTTCCTTGTCTAGGagaaaaaatcaaagtatAGCCTGTTTTGCTAACAATCATGAGATGCCTCTCaattgggattttgatttcagAAGGAATTTGTCCGAGGCTGAAATAGCAGAAGTGGTAATACTTTTGGATATATtggggaaggtgagattataCGGTTCTAGATCGGATCGGAGATCTTGGGAGATTGAGGAGCGGGGTTCTTTTTCCTGCAAGTCTTTCAGGTCTTTTCTTCTCTGTACCACAAGGGATGTCTTCCCCCCTTTCATCTCAATCTGGAAGGCAAAGACTCCgccaaaaattcaatttttcgtGTGGCTGGCAGCAAATGGCAGGATTAATACTTGCGATTGCATTCAAAGGAGGCAACCAAAGATGTGCTTATCCCCCTCTTGGTGTGTTCTTTGCAAAGAGAATGCAGAAAACATTGATCACTTGTTCATTCATTGTTCGTATTCCCTAAAATTATGGTGGAGGATGTTGGGTGCTCTCAGAGCGGAGTGGGTGATTCCTAAAGGGTGTTTTGAGCTCCTTAGTATCAATCTGAGGGTTTCGGGGAAGGGGAAGGGGAAGAGAGCTGGAATCCTTCACGATTGTCTAGTTCATGCTATTTTCGGGAATATCTGGATGGAGCGAAATCGAAGAATTTTTCAGGGTCATATAGGAGTAAGGGTTGAGGAATTATGGGACAGAATTAAATTTTGGGCATCCCTTTGGGCTTCGGTTTCGGGGCAGTTCAAGGACTATCACTACTCTACCATCATGAGAGACATGATGGCAGTCTTAAGATGA